Below is a genomic region from Brassica rapa cultivar Chiifu-401-42 chromosome A08, CAAS_Brap_v3.01, whole genome shotgun sequence.
CTATAAAATACAACTATTAACTTAAACTTATGTGTAAAAATggattttgtttataaaataaatctcaaacaacatatgcaaaaaacaatcataaaactataataaaattatttattattttaaagtttttattatattaaaacatcACACAAAACCCGTTGCAACGCAACGGGCTCATATCTTGTTCTATATAATAAGCACACACTACTTCTCAGTACATCCACAATATCACATTGTCTCTTCTCTTATCGGGTTATCCCTATCACACTACACAACACATCATGGCTTTCTCCACTAGAAGctccctcttcttcttctttacaaCACTTGTTCTTCTCTCCACTCAAATCAATGCAAGAGATAGCTACTTCTTTGACAAATTCCACCGAGAATCCCCCAAAGGCCAAAACGCTAACAATGTCCTCCCTCTCAAGACCATCCAGAAAACCACTGTAGAAGAATCCTTCCCCAACAAGAAAGACCAAGAACAAGATCCTACCTTTGTCCCCGAGTCTGAAAACGGCTATGGCTTATATGGTCACGAGACCacctacaacaacaacaacaagtacGATGAAAAGTTCAACGGTGAGACTTTCTCAACTCCAAGCCTGAGCGAGACCGAAGAGTCTTACAACAACTACGACGAGAAGTACCCCAAGAAGACGGAGAGCTACGATAACAACGAAGAGTTCAACAAAAAGTATGATGAACACGTTAAGGAAGAGTCTTTCTCTGAGAACAATGAAGACAAGAGAAGCTTCTACAACTCAAACGCTTACGGAACGGAGTTAGAACGTGAAACGCCGTACAAAGATTACAGCCACAATATGGAGAGACAAGGCATGAGTGACACAAGATTCATGGAGAAAGGTAACTACTACTACGACCTTTACAACGATAGAAACCACGGTCATTTCTACCGTAAGCCTCATCAGAAAAGCCATGCCGGCTATTATTCTTCTCCGGCGACCGAGAATAACTACGACCAGTCTTACAGCAACTACAACAACGAGGAGGAGAATAGCTTCAAGGATCCGTACAACTCTAAATGGGAGAAGAACATGATGAACGAACAGCCTGAGGAGTTCGCTGAGGAGCAAGGAGACCAGTTCAAGCCTTGATGAATAGTACACTCTTAaaagtattttcttttatttcaacTAAGTTATGTTACTTATGGTTGATTAGTCAAACAAAATCAGTACATTACAACAAATTAAAAGAGAAATgggtttttgtgtgttttcagtTGAAATGTGTTTGCTTTTGCATATTATATTCGGAGACAAGTGATTAAAGGGAGATTATATACTATTATGGTGCTACTTATTTTCTTATGTTAAATTAATCACTTTTTGGTTGTTttgtaacaaatatataattttgaagggACCAAACGTGACTGCTTTTAATGATTTATAATGGGGGACATGAAGATGCCCATTCCTCATTGCAGAAATGCAAAAGAGACACTAATTATTACCTGCACAACCAACATTTTAGTTTATGAGTCTagaaaacattttagtttagCACACAAAAACCGAGTGTGCCTCTGAATGTTAGTTGAGATGGATACATGAATAGTTATAAAAACTTGTACTCAATTACTGGTCATAAGGGTGTAATCCCAACTATAACGTCCTTTTACTACATAACTCAGCTTTAATTGGAAACTTTGTAAGAAATTAAACAGGTAGATCTGATTCTTATACAAATAAGAAACATGATTTTACAAATAGCTAACAAACAATCAAACACACAGAAACGCCAGAGTATCTCAacactaatttttaattaggtTGTCGACCCGATAAGCTTTGGTTGCCACACTATTCGTGTTTCTGGTCTTCGTAGCAGTATGTATTGGAGTGAAAGTGTATTGTTTATACAATTAAAATCATTAAgcatcttaaaatatataatacgaTTTTAGGTTAATGGTGATAAATGGctggaaaagacaacataaacgCCGTGACAAGGATACTTCATAGGCCAGCAATGAGAATCCACCTCTCGACGACGAGGAAAAGAAGACTTCCAATTCCGTTAATCACGGCCAACATAAAGGACAAAGTTAATTTCCCTTTTTcctgatttattatttattctacAGCTTTTTATAGAATCATCTCCTCTCATGTCCCTATATTTCATAACACAATCTCAAAAGGACCCttttgttcttttaattttatatgtcaaacgaaaaatcataaaattaaaatgaaaacgttaatattttttatttgatttatacaatttgataaaaatatttcaaaaatccaaaaacgttgttttctatattttcgaaaaaatcgtcaaaatataattaaaaatgattttaaaatatttttttttgaatttgaaaagtatagaatttaaatatttatccaTGGGTTCACTAATCCATAGGGGGGTTAAGGTTTAGTTTTGATAACCGGGAAAGATTTGATTTGAGAGTctagattttgattaaaaaaagaattatgaaaTAGGGGTATAAGAGACTCTAAGAACCCATAGGAGATTTGGCATTTTACATTTAGGGCACGCTAGAAGTTGGCTCCTTTTTATAACTGTAGAAACCCGACTAATCTTTGGTcggatattttttaataaattattgagttattttatataaatattaatacttTTATCTAATTTAactgttttattaaaatttaacatatagaGAAAATTAAACTATTCATATGAAAATATGTGTTAAAAATATCCTATgagtttctaaaaaattaaaatgacttATGAACTTGTTTTTAGTCATGGAGTTTTGTAATAATACCAAAGTGTACACCATTTTGaataatccaaaaaaaaattgattttgtaATAGTTAATTTATTAGCATATCGAAATGTCCCAAATACACATGTGTTAGGTTTTATATACATcccatgatatatatatatatatatatatatatatatatatatatatatatatttgtatatatt
It encodes:
- the LOC103835325 gene encoding protein E6, yielding MAFSTRSSLFFFFTTLVLLSTQINARDSYFFDKFHRESPKGQNANNVLPLKTIQKTTVEESFPNKKDQEQDPTFVPESENGYGLYGHETTYNNNNKYDEKFNGETFSTPSLSETEESYNNYDEKYPKKTESYDNNEEFNKKYDEHVKEESFSENNEDKRSFYNSNAYGTELERETPYKDYSHNMERQGMSDTRFMEKGNYYYDLYNDRNHGHFYRKPHQKSHAGYYSSPATENNYDQSYSNYNNEEENSFKDPYNSKWEKNMMNEQPEEFAEEQGDQFKP